The Amycolatopsis mongoliensis genome includes a window with the following:
- a CDS encoding amidase, whose translation MGRRPVVLAILAAALALVAGAPVASASSPKFDLDAADIPALQARMASGGLTAVGLTSTYLERIRRIDGKVNAVLALNPAALSQAASSDARRRAHHLRGPLDGIPVLVKDNVDTRDQWTTAGSRALRSHPAKDATLITRLRNAGAVILGKANLSEWANFRAAKPTSGWSGVGGQTNNPYVLDHNPCGSSAGSAAGVAASLAQVAIGSETDGSIVCPAGMTATVGHKPSLGLVSRTGVVPISAEQDTAGPIARNVVDVALTLSVLQGRDPADPATAQYPDSQPTDYAKLLRPGVLRGARIGLWRLPVLGPDTDAIMTSARNSLVKAGATVVEVTPPYQARLGELEFPALLTEFHRDIDAYLATRPRGPRNLAGLIAYNRADPLERTCFAGQELFEQALAAPPPTDPGYLAGRAELSDLARRSLDETLAKYQLDAIASPTNPPAWKTDCAMGDDDVIPSSTPAAVAGYPDVTVPAGFAGPLPVGISFMGARWSDARMLALAADFERVAPARVSPSYLPSLPS comes from the coding sequence ATGGGGCGGCGGCCGGTGGTCCTCGCGATCCTGGCCGCCGCACTCGCGCTCGTCGCGGGAGCACCGGTGGCTTCGGCGTCTTCCCCGAAGTTCGACCTCGACGCGGCCGACATCCCGGCGCTGCAGGCGCGGATGGCGTCCGGCGGGCTCACCGCGGTCGGCCTGACCAGCACTTATCTCGAGCGGATCCGCCGGATCGACGGCAAGGTCAACGCCGTCCTGGCGCTGAACCCGGCGGCGTTGAGCCAGGCCGCTTCGAGCGACGCGAGACGTCGGGCGCACCACCTTCGCGGCCCGCTCGACGGCATCCCGGTGCTGGTCAAGGACAACGTCGACACGCGCGACCAGTGGACGACGGCGGGGTCGCGCGCCCTGCGCAGCCACCCCGCGAAGGACGCGACGCTGATAACGCGGCTCCGCAACGCCGGAGCCGTCATCCTCGGCAAGGCGAACCTCTCCGAATGGGCGAACTTCCGCGCCGCGAAGCCGACGTCCGGCTGGTCGGGCGTCGGCGGGCAGACGAACAACCCGTACGTGCTGGACCACAACCCGTGCGGGTCGTCCGCCGGCTCCGCGGCCGGCGTCGCCGCGTCGCTGGCCCAGGTGGCGATCGGCAGCGAGACCGACGGCTCGATCGTCTGCCCCGCGGGGATGACGGCGACGGTCGGGCACAAGCCGAGCCTCGGCCTGGTCAGCCGCACCGGGGTGGTGCCGATCTCCGCCGAGCAGGACACCGCCGGGCCGATCGCGCGCAACGTCGTCGACGTCGCCTTGACGCTGTCGGTCCTGCAGGGGCGGGACCCCGCGGACCCGGCCACCGCGCAGTACCCGGACTCGCAGCCCACGGACTACGCGAAGCTGCTTCGGCCGGGCGTGCTGCGCGGTGCGCGGATCGGGCTGTGGCGGCTGCCGGTGCTCGGCCCGGACACCGACGCGATCATGACGTCCGCGCGGAACTCCCTGGTCAAGGCCGGTGCGACGGTCGTCGAGGTGACTCCGCCGTACCAGGCGCGGCTCGGTGAACTGGAGTTCCCGGCGCTGCTCACCGAGTTCCACCGCGACATCGACGCGTACCTCGCGACGCGCCCGCGCGGCCCGCGGAACCTGGCCGGGCTGATCGCCTACAACCGCGCCGACCCGCTGGAGCGGACGTGCTTCGCCGGCCAGGAGCTGTTCGAGCAGGCACTGGCCGCACCGCCGCCGACCGACCCCGGCTACCTCGCCGGCCGCGCCGAGCTTTCGGACCTCGCCCGCCGGTCCCTCGACGAGACGCTGGCGAAGTACCAGCTCGACGCGATCGCGTCGCCGACGAACCCGCCCGCGTGGAAGACCGACTGCGCGATGGGGGACGACGACGTCATCCCGTCGTCGACGCCGGCCGCGGTCGCCGGCTACCCGGACGTGACGGTGCCGGCGGGGTTCGCCGGACCCCTCCCGGTGGGCATCTCGTTCATGGGTGCGCGGTGGTCGGACGCCCGGATGCTCGCGCTCGCGGCCGACTTCGAACGGGTCGCGCCGGCGCGGGTCTCGCCGAGCTACCTGCCGTCCTTGCCGTCGTAG